A genomic window from Larimichthys crocea isolate SSNF unplaced genomic scaffold, L_crocea_2.0 scaffold716, whole genome shotgun sequence includes:
- the LOC113745390 gene encoding uncharacterized protein LOC113745390 isoform X1, translated as MTDTSPALLLRVVIPDQPPRKLKLQSRPDSVDSLILTLKRELELDLDVDLLYEDPDFDGKLTALTDINELPQKSVVHITFSEDSSSISSTVLLSDVSSPERLSRWPPFPIPTFSFDVELMLRNGNLEYEKNNTHLNITRDMKHNILDNLASTIYGFKAYPNDMEIAMAAEALVAKHSCLTEAGSETGWNGWKNSIKFKMGNYRNKMRRAGCREVAVNAGKRSKSHPERESSHSNIKRPKRAEVNFLPNFPEGKNESHLEKLRQMIVDECQKTEKDLSFIRKLMEATFPLRRQTVVVSCPPVNEIMDLWPALKMESEIYAEYQRITNQNLPNTFYAALDRHLPQMMTLFRQKAAKTGKTADALASILKLHDEQESHDVHSRRTTALQALPLYLHDVAELFRTCTDDSDEPDLGGVILGLLTFSRENDASIYNALRVSVVIEGAIVMSVLTHADAFLVLFGLMYALHLSYPKALKNTFEFVQKVLLGLDGGKLSPKLQTMKNDLTRVGSVRGVWGEGVSV; from the exons ATGACTGATACATCCCCGGCCTTGTTGCTCAGGGTAGTTATACCAGACCAGCCACCCCGGAAGCTGAAACTGCAATCTCGACCTGACTCTGTTGACTCACTAATCCTGACCCTAAAACGTGAACTGGAACTCGACCTTGATGTTGACCTTCTTTACGAAGACCCAGATTTTGATGGAAAACTGACTGCCCTGACGGATATTAATGAACTGCCACAGAAATCTGTTGTACACATCACTTTCTCTGAAGACTCAAGCTCAATTTCATCAACAGTGTTGCTGTCTGACGTCTCATCTCCAGAGCGTCTGAGCAGGTGGCCGCCTTTTCCTATCCCAACGTTCTCATTCGATGTGGAGCTGATGCTGAGGAACGGAAATCTAGAATATGAGAAGAACAATACCCACCTCAACATAACCCGTGACATGAAGCACAACATCTTGGACAATCTGGCTTCCACCATTTATGGTTTTAAAGCTTATCCGAATGACATGGAAATTGCAATGGCAGCTGAGGCGCTTGTGGCTAAACATTCATGTCTGACCGAAGCAGGGTCTGAAACGGGGTGGAATGGGTGGAAAAACTCAATTAAGTTTAAAATGGGAAATTATAGAAACAAGATGAGACGGGCTGGATGTAGAGAAGTTGCGGTCAATGCTGGTAAAAGGAGTAAGAGCCACCCTGAGAGAGAATCTTCCCATTCCAATATAAAACGACCAAAGCGTGCGGAGGTGAATTTCCTGCCCAACTTCCCTGAAGGAAAGAATGAGTCACACCTCGAAAAGTTGAGGCAGATGATTGTTGATGAATGCCAGAAGACTGAAAAGGACCTGTCCTTCATCCGAAAACTGATGGAGGCCACATTCCCTCTACGCAGACAGACTGTTGTTGTCTCCTGCCCTCCAGTCAATGAGATAATGGACCTCTGGCCAGCTCTCAAAATGGAATCTGAG ATATATGCAGAATATCAGAGAATCACGAACCAGAACCTGCCCAACACCTTCTATGCAGCGCTGGACCGCCATCTTCCTCAGATGATGACACTATTTCGACAGAAGGCTGCAAAAACAGGCAAGACTGCAGATGCTCTGGCCAGCATTTTAAAGCTTCATGATGAGCAG GAATCCCATGACGTCCACAGCAGACGCACCACAGCTCTACAAGCCTTGCCTCTATATCTGCATGATGTGGCAGAATTATTCAGGACCTGCACA GATGATTCTGATGAACCCGACCTCGGCGGTGTTATTCTGGGCCTTCTCACCTTCTCACGCGAGAATGATGCAAGCATCTACAATGCCCTGAGGGTGTCTGTTGTGATAGAAGGTGCTATTGTGATGAGTGTCCTCACACATGCTGATGCATTTCTTGTCCTTTTTGGGCTCATGTATGCATTGCATCTTAGCTATCCAAAGGCCTTAAAGAACACATTTGAATTTGTCCAAAAAGTCCTGCTCGGCCTTGATGGTGGGAAACTCTCTCCAAAATTGCAGACCATGAAAAATGACTTAACTAGGGTGGGGAGTGTAAGGGGAGTGTGGGGGgagggtgtgagtgtgtaa
- the LOC113745390 gene encoding uncharacterized protein LOC113745390 isoform X2 → MTWNLLLSDVSSPERLSRWPPFPIPTFSFDVELMLRNGNLEYEKNNTHLNITRDMKHNILDNLASTIYGFKAYPNDMEIAMAAEALVAKHSCLTEAGSETGWNGWKNSIKFKMGNYRNKMRRAGCREVAVNAGKRSKSHPERESSHSNIKRPKRAEVNFLPNFPEGKNESHLEKLRQMIVDECQKTEKDLSFIRKLMEATFPLRRQTVVVSCPPVNEIMDLWPALKMESEIYAEYQRITNQNLPNTFYAALDRHLPQMMTLFRQKAAKTGKTADALASILKLHDEQESHDVHSRRTTALQALPLYLHDVAELFRTCTDDSDEPDLGGVILGLLTFSRENDASIYNALRVSVVIEGAIVMSVLTHADAFLVLFGLMYALHLSYPKALKNTFEFVQKVLLGLDGGKLSPKLQTMKNDLTRVGSVRGVWGEGVSV, encoded by the exons ATGACCTGGAACT TGTTGCTGTCTGACGTCTCATCTCCAGAGCGTCTGAGCAGGTGGCCGCCTTTTCCTATCCCAACGTTCTCATTCGATGTGGAGCTGATGCTGAGGAACGGAAATCTAGAATATGAGAAGAACAATACCCACCTCAACATAACCCGTGACATGAAGCACAACATCTTGGACAATCTGGCTTCCACCATTTATGGTTTTAAAGCTTATCCGAATGACATGGAAATTGCAATGGCAGCTGAGGCGCTTGTGGCTAAACATTCATGTCTGACCGAAGCAGGGTCTGAAACGGGGTGGAATGGGTGGAAAAACTCAATTAAGTTTAAAATGGGAAATTATAGAAACAAGATGAGACGGGCTGGATGTAGAGAAGTTGCGGTCAATGCTGGTAAAAGGAGTAAGAGCCACCCTGAGAGAGAATCTTCCCATTCCAATATAAAACGACCAAAGCGTGCGGAGGTGAATTTCCTGCCCAACTTCCCTGAAGGAAAGAATGAGTCACACCTCGAAAAGTTGAGGCAGATGATTGTTGATGAATGCCAGAAGACTGAAAAGGACCTGTCCTTCATCCGAAAACTGATGGAGGCCACATTCCCTCTACGCAGACAGACTGTTGTTGTCTCCTGCCCTCCAGTCAATGAGATAATGGACCTCTGGCCAGCTCTCAAAATGGAATCTGAG ATATATGCAGAATATCAGAGAATCACGAACCAGAACCTGCCCAACACCTTCTATGCAGCGCTGGACCGCCATCTTCCTCAGATGATGACACTATTTCGACAGAAGGCTGCAAAAACAGGCAAGACTGCAGATGCTCTGGCCAGCATTTTAAAGCTTCATGATGAGCAG GAATCCCATGACGTCCACAGCAGACGCACCACAGCTCTACAAGCCTTGCCTCTATATCTGCATGATGTGGCAGAATTATTCAGGACCTGCACA GATGATTCTGATGAACCCGACCTCGGCGGTGTTATTCTGGGCCTTCTCACCTTCTCACGCGAGAATGATGCAAGCATCTACAATGCCCTGAGGGTGTCTGTTGTGATAGAAGGTGCTATTGTGATGAGTGTCCTCACACATGCTGATGCATTTCTTGTCCTTTTTGGGCTCATGTATGCATTGCATCTTAGCTATCCAAAGGCCTTAAAGAACACATTTGAATTTGTCCAAAAAGTCCTGCTCGGCCTTGATGGTGGGAAACTCTCTCCAAAATTGCAGACCATGAAAAATGACTTAACTAGGGTGGGGAGTGTAAGGGGAGTGTGGGGGgagggtgtgagtgtgtaa